Below is a window of Camelina sativa cultivar DH55 chromosome 11, Cs, whole genome shotgun sequence DNA.
TTACGAATAAGACATAGACAACTCGTCCATTAACAACTAAAAAGTCTAACATAGAAGAAGGAGGAATAGTCTCATCATCTCATCCAAAAACGTTACTTCTTTCTTCCCACAGGAATCAAAGTAAAACAGACAACGgactaaaacaaatattatagcCCACCGCTTCAAATACATATAAAAGACTCAAGAAACCTTTGCCACTCTCTTCATTCTTCCTTTTATAGATTCTTCTTATAGATTTATCCTTTGGGTTCTCTGTGTCAAAAGAAAATGTTGGCTATATTTCACGAGGCGTTTGCTCATCCGCCTGAGGAACTCAACAGTCCGGCATCTGAGAAATGTTCTAAACAACCAAAGCTTCCTGAAGAAACCTTAAACGATTTCCTATCTCGTTACCCTCTCAACACTTTCTCCATGTCTTTCGGACAAGCAGCTGTTCTTGCTTACGTTCGTCCTTCTGCTTCCTTCTCCATCCACCAGAGGTAACATGCACTAGACAGAACACGATCCTGCTTTTATCTTATGTACTAAGGTTCTGCTCCATTGatcttcagtttttttcttttttttgttagattgtTTTGTGGATATGATGATATCTATTGTCTGTTCTTTGGGAGCTTGAACAATCTGTGTCAGCTAAACAGACAGTATGGTTTGACCAAGACAACAAACGAGGCCATGTTTGTGATCGAAGCTTATAGGACTCTTAGAGACAGAGGTCCTTATCCAGCTGATCAGGTCGTTAAAGACTTAGATGGTAGTTTTGCCTTTGTCGTTTATGATAGCAAAGCCGGCTCTGTCTTCACGGCTCTGGTACTACTTCAAAAATCAGCCCAAGCCCTTTTTGTAATCACTTTTGATGTTTAAAAGATTTGAGAAATCAATTTGATGTAATTCATGTAGGGATCTGATGGAGGGGTGAAGCTATACTGGGGAATAGCTGCTGATGGATCTGTTGTTATATCAGATGATTTGGATGTTATTAAAGAAGGCTGTGCCAAATCTTTTGCTCCGTTTCCTACAGGTACAACAAAATCTACATAAGCTTTTACAAATACTTGGAACTTGGTGTAATGATGTATGTGTAATTAGTGTTTGATGAATTTTGGTAGGGTGTATGTTCCACAGTGAAGGAGGGTTAATGAGCTTTGAGCATCCGATGAACAAGATAAAAGCAATGCCGAGAGTGGACAGTGAGGGAGTTTTGTGCGGTGCTAACTTCAAGGTGGATGTGTACAATCGTGTTAACAGTATCCCTCGTCGAGGAAGTGAAGCCAATTGGACTCTCTGAAAACGCTGGGAACTTTCAAAAGATAGTTTCTTTTTCgcacttgttgttcttctcCACTTTTATCTTAGTAGTTATGGACTACTCCTTAGTATGCCATGAATAAAACTGTGAATAGCTCTCAAGGTTCTGTTTCTCTACTACCTTATGTCAGACAATAAACCAATAGACTCATTGATTTTCAGTTGAAAACGTAACATGTTAAGagcttattttgtttgttatccTAATCTTTATAAGGTTGTCTAAATAGTGTTATTGTCAATGTCGGTGGAGATGACATGTTAATATTATTACACAACAGAAGTTAGAGAGAACATGGTTTTGAACTAGGAGTCCATGAAATtaacttaacattttttttacccTTTCAGCTAAATGCgttatagattttgtttttcatctttcaCGAAACAAGCAAACTATAGTGTTGATGACGAAACAGAGCAATAACtgttttgtttcaataaaaCAGAGTTAAGAAAGCTGAAGATTCgccaattttatttctttattatgGGCAACTCGCCAAGTAATCTACACTCAACAGACACTAAGGAAAAACTTCGCAATAGAATCAGACATCTCTAAAGGTTTCATCAATTGGTACCGAGTGGTCTCATCAGAAGAAGAGATTTCAAGTTTATTAGGCCAAGCCAACGAGCTTCTCACTGATCTCCCACACTTTACGAGCCTTCTCAACATCACTTGCTTCTTCTGATAACTGGTTCTCAAAAGAAGCCGAAGCCTTGTTCCAGCTCCAGTAAACCCCTGATTTCGTCAAGCTAGGATCACTCACCACCTGATCAAACAAAACTCCATTGCTTGAGTACACAGCAAGAAAAGTCTTTCCTTGACTAAATAAGCTACAAAAATAACATTCTGTTTCTTTATTACCTGAGCAAGTCTTTTGCCAGACTCTGTCTCGGAGATGTATCCTTTAGTGATGTACTTCTGAAAGGGAGGGAAGAGGGTACGGAAGAGCGGGATGTGCTCTCGGAACAAACCCGTGGAGGCGATGCAACCAGGGTAAAGCGAAGCGAAAGTGACTCCAGTTTCTTCATGGTAACGCCTGTGAAACTCTTGCATCGTCAACATATTGCAGACTTTACTGTCTTTGTAAGCCTTTGCACCATCGAAATCTCCTCCATCAATCATAGCTGAGCTGTTTAAACCGTTCAATCCACCCGCTAAGCCCCTCAAATCACCAAGATTCGCCTTCGGTGGTACATTACCCGCCAATGTATTAGTGTTacctaaaccaaaacaaagatataatGATCAGAATCCTTCCCTAGCTAGCAATGTAGGCTATATATATTAGATACTAGACAATACCAGTAATGGATCCAACGATGATGAGACGCTTGGAAGGGTAATCAGATTTCTTCAAGTCATCAAGCAACAACCTTGCGAGAAGAAAATGTCCCAAATGATTCGTTGCTACGCTAAGCTCAAACCCTTCTGCACTGTAAGTAGGCTCTTTAGCTGTCGGGAAATAAACCGCAGCATTACAGACCAAAACATCGAGAGGCATCTCTGTCCTCCTGAAGCTATCAACGAACTGTCTCACACTGTCCAACGAGGCTAAGTCTAAGTGCATCACAGTGTAGCTGCCTTTAGGCATCCCTGCGGATTTAGCAGCTCTCTCGGCTTTAAGGAAGTCTCTGCACGCCATTGTCACGTGCCATTTCCCTGTCTCGGCTAGAGCTTTAGCCGTGGCTAAACCTAAACCAGACGAAGCTCCCGTGACCACCACATTTCCTTTCCTCAACGTTTTCTTGCCGTCTACGGATTTTGTAGCCGTAGGGCTTGAAGTCGCAGCGGTTTGTGCTCGAATCGCTACACTCCTCAAACTATGTTCTCTCTGCATTTGAAAATCAGCTAAACATTACTAAACCATTCGCAGAAGAAGGCTTAATCTCAACACTGTAATATAGGAACAGAGAGATATGTTCTGTACCTGGAATCTTAACGAGGAAGATCCATGATCGGATTTGATTTGGTCGGTAAGGGAAGCACCAAAGAGACTCGAGTCCttgaaagatgatgaagaagcacTCAATTTCGCATCTTTACGAACAGAGAAAGCAGAGGAGATCAAAGAAGCAGCTTGTAGAGCCATTGTTGGTACTCGaacacacagagagagagatagcaAAAGAGcgacttgaagaagaagactgtcTAGTGTGGATATTTTGCGAGAGAGTGTGTGTGCGTATATGTACTCTCACAAAGAAGTTGGGGGAGGTGAGATTCAGACAAGAGAAGATTGGTCCCTACAGTGGTCAGTCACAGAAGATTGTGTGGATAGCATTATCTTGAAGACAAAGTATCTGCCACGTCATCGTTGTATACCCAATGAGAATTCGTGGATTAGATTTCCTTAATTcttagatattttattatattgtcaactactatttttttgggtttaaaacaaaatggaaCAGTTGCACAATATGGGATGGTCATTGCTGATTGGTGTTGATGGGATTCCATGCCCCTGTAGcatgggagagagagagagagagagagctagttGCTTGCTACTAGTTGCTCTCGTGTTCGGATAACTTgtcctctcttttttcttttgataaccaTGGTTTTGATCTAGAATCAAAAAGATTTAGGATTGAAACTAATATGAACATCCCAGAGTTTGTCAAATAATATATGGGGATATCACATCGCTCACCTTAtttaaaacaacattttcatttaatatccatacaaaaattaacattaaaccaaaaaaaaaaaaacccatacaAATCAATCTACAAAACTCATATAGTTGTACCCTCAGTTTCAAATAAGTTTGCAGtcatacattaaaaaaaataacactcgAATAATATGATATTAGTATATCACATAGCacgaaggaaaaacaaaaaacttatatGTGTTGGTTAAGAATTATTAGTAAGGTGAGAGGGAGGCCTCAGCAGCAGATGAATAGAAGAAATAGTAAAATTGAGAGACAATAGCGTTGAAGAAGACAAATGAGGCTCCGGCTGCGAAGACACCCTTACGAAGAGTTTGACAATCAGGAGGATTGTCCATGAACATTGTCCTGTACTTAGTGTGGTATGCATTCTCCACTGATCCAGCTAATAGACATATCTCTGCTATCAAGAAGAacatccttttttgttttggccaacaaaatgtaaaaatattagcAGAATTTCGGATTCTTTTTGCTTGTTGCATTTTATCAATTCAGTGATAGATAGAAGCACAATTGGATTAGTAACAAAGATAACAATAATTCCAAGAATTAAAATGCTTGGTAATTCCAGTAATATAAACTAGGACCACACTATTGTATATGTTTGATTGTGAAATTTAATCATCTTATTTTCCATTATCTTTAGCTACAACTTTTCTTTTGATGTAAAAAagtaaagttttggtttttgtcaaGAGTCAAGACGGTTAGTAATTTTGTACCGAATCAAACTCCTTAGAAGTAGTCTGATACACATATATGATGAACtgatttaataataacaaaagagtATATAACTTACCAGCTGACAATGAAAAGAACGAGGGCAAGAGCGCGTGAACCGCCAGGTTTGAGAGGCTTTCCACAGCAGAAACAACGGCTAACGAACATGATAAGGAGTTGACTAACCACTGAGAACAAAAAGGCGCCAACTCCATACCCTGTGGCTCTGTCCGAATCATACACACAGTAGTTGTATTGCACCTCAGTGTCCTGCACAACCCTTGCCTGCCCCACGAAAAAATCAACTCCAAAATATTAAGAGAAAGATATCATATAATCATCAGCTTGTTTCAAATAATATATTGTTGTAAAAGATGCGACTCACAGTGCTTCGTCTTTGCTCAGCAGCAACGGCTAAACCAAAGGCAACGAGGTTGAACACAAGGACTATGGCTGAGACAATCTTGGACGCCATGGACTCACaccttactctctctctttctcacaaaaTGTTTCTTTAGATATAAAGACAACTTTGTTTGTTCAGATTGGATCGTCTCGCCTAATGGAAAAAGACACGTTACCATTTCTTTGAAATAGGTGTTTCacctttatttatttcttcaaaTTACTTTTGTGTATAGGAAAAGTTTATCTAATAAATTGGGGAAAATAGGAATATGGTAGTCTAGTCTAGGATGCTTAGTGCAAAAGATAGTGACAGAGCTTCCTTGTTGGAGAATCCTCTGTTGTTTAttacaaaccaaaaacagaTATATTGAGCTGTATCttattactaaaaataaaaatatgagcTCTTTTTGTGTAAAAGtataatttctataaaatttgCGTGGCTGAATTTTTGATCGTAACTAAGTTTCAAAAATGGAGAACAGCTTGAAAAACAAATGCTTAGAACGTGGGGAATTAGATACCCACTTGATGGGAACATGTTaccaaaataaagataaaaataccCAAGAATGCTTATGGTACCGCGGAGACTTCTTGATCAATCTAACAGAACCAAATTGCTTACATTTCAAGAATCGTCTCACCGAATTTTCAGAAGaaagtataatttttgtttgagttaAAAATCGTTCATATTATGCTTTCgtattgtttttcctttctaaTGATCATCAATCAAATAGTTTAGttacaaaaatccaaaagaatctTACATTATTCAAACTCATCAAACCAATTTCTTACACTCCATTGAGAAGCACTTTCAATTCTATAAACAACACATCAACGAAGTAATATAAACAGACACAAATCAAACCAATAACtgaaaaaatagtatttaataTCACAcaagaaatatttaaaagaataaaaatatgaaaccgGGCTTTTCAACTATACTCAACACAACGTCGTCTCAAAACTAGAGATGATGATGGTAATTCCGGAGAAGAATTCTTAACTCCGGGGTTTACTTTTTTCTTCCGAACATAAGAAGCTTCCTGAAAACTTTAGCTGTTGCTTTGGGAGACGTCTCTTCACTGTTCCATTTCTTCCTCGAATGATCTGCTTCAGTCACTGGCGGTGTCGATACGTCAATCTCTGAGGCCGCTGGTGAGAAATAATACTTTTCCTCCATGTTTGTCTCTGAAAATGTCACTGACTTCTTCGGAGACACTGATTTTGCCTGTGAAATCTGGACTTCTCCAACATCCTCGGAATAATGGTTAGTAGTAATTTGCTTGTCTTCGGAAACATGTGACTTCTTGACTGTTTCCTGAACAGTCTGATCTTGTactttctgatgattggttgcATCTGCTATGATTTCATTCGGTCCGTTGTTTGCTGTATTTGTTTCCTCTGATGGCAAGCTATGTAACTCTTTAATGTCTTTGAAATCATCAGCAAAAGGAGCAGCAGCAGGAGGAAGGTCTTCAACTTGCTTTACGGACAAGTAAGACTGTGAATCTTCCACCACCGTTTCCTTAATTTCAAGACTCGGGTCACGAGAAAGTTGTAGACCTTTTGCTTCGGATTGACCTATTTTACTCGTTTTCTTGTCCTGAGCTTTCTCTGTCTTGTTTCCTAACGGTTTTGATGGTCTTTTAACTACTGGTTTTTGTTGTGGCTCCTTTGGAGCGGTCCGGGCAACAGCAAGGCGCTCAATGGTGGAACTTCTGAGTAAGGGTTTAGCCTTTGACTGCGCGGCTTCTGGGGTCTTCTCGTTCTTTACTGAGCTCTTCACTGTTTTGATCGCaggaggagttttcttggatacACTACCACCAGAACTCTTCTCTGCAATTCTTTTTTGTCTCTGAATTAAAAGTTCTTCcattctcttccttctctcttcctcctatCAAAAACCAAATCCAGATGAGAAAAGGAAACTAATCAAGAAAGACAAAAAGTGGTGCAGAAATTACCATCTGAGATTTGGTCTTGGAGGCAGCAGCTCTACTTCCCCAAGCAGGTCTATTGGCTTTTGAAGCCGGGTCAGGTCTACTTGATGCCCTTGACTTTGCATCTTTCCCCTTGGAAATACCacgactcttcttttctttaccaTCTGAGGTTTTTTCACCTGCAGAGGCCTTTGTGGAAGTTTCCAAATCGATTTTGCTTGTTTTCTGAGCCAACGTGTTAGTCTCGTAGTCAATTTCAGGGGTCCATGGTAATAATGTAGGTTCAACATCTTGTTCCCGTCCAAGAACCATGAAAAGGTCATCTGGTTCATGCGAAGTGAACTCCGAGgcattgttttcttgttggttggTTCCGTAAACATCAGAGTCCATGATGTCAGTCCTTAACCGAGACTCTTCTACTGGGCCCTCAACACGAGAATGGATCATGAACGAGTCATCCGTCAGGACATCTCTTTCACTGCTCTTACTTAAGTGGAATTGGTCTCCTCCAAATGTTTTGACAAGACTTGCATCTGTGTCTGGACCTGCTTGGTTACGTATGAACCAGTCTTCCTCTGCCTCATTTCTGGCTCTGAGCTTCCCATCATAAATTGACATCTCTGCCTGCGAATAGTTTCTTGATTCATCGCTTCGACCTGGATTCAACATCTCACCATCATAGTTATTCCCTCTCTTTATCATCCGACCATTCTCACCTGCATCTAATTTCTTAATGCCGGTTTCTCTTCCCCAATCCTCATTCCCATTTGCAACCAGGAACGAATCATCCGAAGGcggttctctctttctcacaacTTCAGACTCCATGTTTAACGCAGATGAAGATGTTCGTAGTGATTCTTCTGGCTCTGAATCGTTGTCTTTCAAAAGAAGATTCTGGAAGGCATTCCAATTATCATTCCCCTTAGGTTCCTTGTTacttgaatcatcatcatcatcatcgttgtGACTTTTGTGTTTCCTCTGACGGCGTGAAGATGATTTATGCCGTCTCTCTAGTGAGCCAATGGCTTCTTCTACTTGCTGTTTGATGGAATCTCCATCTAcaaacccttc
It encodes the following:
- the LOC104722179 gene encoding stem-specific protein TSJT1; its protein translation is MLAIFHEAFAHPPEELNSPASEKCSKQPKLPEETLNDFLSRYPLNTFSMSFGQAAVLAYVRPSASFSIHQRLFCGYDDIYCLFFGSLNNLCQLNRQYGLTKTTNEAMFVIEAYRTLRDRGPYPADQVVKDLDGSFAFVVYDSKAGSVFTALGSDGGVKLYWGIAADGSVVISDDLDVIKEGCAKSFAPFPTGCMFHSEGGLMSFEHPMNKIKAMPRVDSEGVLCGANFKVDVYNRVNSIPRRGSEANWTL
- the LOC104722180 gene encoding protochlorophyllide reductase B, chloroplastic, which gives rise to MALQAASLISSAFSVRKDAKLSASSSSFKDSSLFGASLTDQIKSDHGSSSLRFQREHSLRSVAIRAQTAATSSPTATKSVDGKKTLRKGNVVVTGASSGLGLATAKALAETGKWHVTMACRDFLKAERAAKSAGMPKGSYTVMHLDLASLDSVRQFVDSFRRTEMPLDVLVCNAAVYFPTAKEPTYSAEGFELSVATNHLGHFLLARLLLDDLKKSDYPSKRLIIVGSITGNTNTLAGNVPPKANLGDLRGLAGGLNGLNSSAMIDGGDFDGAKAYKDSKVCNMLTMQEFHRRYHEETGVTFASLYPGCIASTGLFREHIPLFRTLFPPFQKYITKGYISETESGKRLAQVVSDPSLTKSGVYWSWNKASASFENQLSEEASDVEKARKVWEISEKLVGLA
- the LOC104722181 gene encoding uncharacterized protein LOC104722181; protein product: MASKIVSAIVLVFNLVAFGLAVAAEQRRSTARVVQDTEVQYNYCVYDSDRATGYGVGAFLFSVVSQLLIMFVSRCFCCGKPLKPGGSRALALVLFIVSWMFFLIAEICLLAGSVENAYHTKYRTMFMDNPPDCQTLRKGVFAAGASFVFFNAIVSQFYYFFYSSAAEASLSPY
- the LOC104722182 gene encoding uncharacterized protein LOC104722182 isoform X1; its protein translation is MGSLMDPRTRLDYALFQLTPTRTRCELVIFSGGENEKLASGIFQPFVTHLKSVRDQISRGGYSVTLRPSSAVPWFTKITLQRFVRFVTTPEVLERSVTLEKEIEQIEDSIHSNAAAIAGETEGNESSQRSTALSKKKGETYGDTVEENSKVGLQRVLENRKAALCKEQAMAYARALVVGFELDYMDDLLSFSDAFGASRLREACVSFMDLCKRKNEDRMWVDQITAMQAFPRPELSFMGDSGIVLAGEENDLLNATNLKRGNSMDASSQGSFETNQEGRAQMAMPWPNQYPQYMQNFQGHGYPPPYMFPGMQGQTPYFPGNMQWPVNMGDVESNEKSSKKKKKNKKKKKKSKQDESTELSDDDSSAETESEDGIEGKKQSRKVVIRNINYITSKRNGAKESDSEESEEEEEGFVDGDSIKQQVEEAIGSLERRHKSSSRRQRKHKSHNDDDDDDSSNKEPKGNDNWNAFQNLLLKDNDSEPEESLRTSSSALNMESEVVRKREPPSDDSFLVANGNEDWGRETGIKKLDAGENGRMIKRGNNYDGEMLNPGRSDESRNYSQAEMSIYDGKLRARNEAEEDWFIRNQAGPDTDASLVKTFGGDQFHLSKSSERDVLTDDSFMIHSRVEGPVEESRLRTDIMDSDVYGTNQQENNASEFTSHEPDDLFMVLGREQDVEPTLLPWTPEIDYETNTLAQKTSKIDLETSTKASAGEKTSDGKEKKSRGISKGKDAKSRASSRPDPASKANRPAWGSRAAASKTKSQMEEERRKRMEELLIQRQKRIAEKSSGGSVSKKTPPAIKTVKSSVKNEKTPEAAQSKAKPLLRSSTIERLAVARTAPKEPQQKPVVKRPSKPLGNKTEKAQDKKTSKIGQSEAKGLQLSRDPSLEIKETVVEDSQSYLSVKQVEDLPPAAAPFADDFKDIKELHSLPSEETNTANNGPNEIIADATNHQKVQDQTVQETVKKSHVSEDKQITTNHYSEDVGEVQISQAKSVSPKKSVTFSETNMEEKYYFSPAASEIDVSTPPVTEADHSRKKWNSEETSPKATAKVFRKLLMFGRKK
- the LOC104722182 gene encoding uncharacterized protein LOC104722182 isoform X2, yielding MGSLMDPRTRLDYALFQLTPTRTRCELVIFSGGENEKLASGIFQPFVTHLKSVRDQISRGGYSVTLRPSSAVPWFTKITLQRFVRFVTTPEVLERSVTLEKEIEQIEDSIHSNAAAIAGETEGNESSQRSTALSKKGETYGDTVEENSKVGLQRVLENRKAALCKEQAMAYARALVVGFELDYMDDLLSFSDAFGASRLREACVSFMDLCKRKNEDRMWVDQITAMQAFPRPELSFMGDSGIVLAGEENDLLNATNLKRGNSMDASSQGSFETNQEGRAQMAMPWPNQYPQYMQNFQGHGYPPPYMFPGMQGQTPYFPGNMQWPVNMGDVESNEKSSKKKKKNKKKKKKSKQDESTELSDDDSSAETESEDGIEGKKQSRKVVIRNINYITSKRNGAKESDSEESEEEEEGFVDGDSIKQQVEEAIGSLERRHKSSSRRQRKHKSHNDDDDDDSSNKEPKGNDNWNAFQNLLLKDNDSEPEESLRTSSSALNMESEVVRKREPPSDDSFLVANGNEDWGRETGIKKLDAGENGRMIKRGNNYDGEMLNPGRSDESRNYSQAEMSIYDGKLRARNEAEEDWFIRNQAGPDTDASLVKTFGGDQFHLSKSSERDVLTDDSFMIHSRVEGPVEESRLRTDIMDSDVYGTNQQENNASEFTSHEPDDLFMVLGREQDVEPTLLPWTPEIDYETNTLAQKTSKIDLETSTKASAGEKTSDGKEKKSRGISKGKDAKSRASSRPDPASKANRPAWGSRAAASKTKSQMEEERRKRMEELLIQRQKRIAEKSSGGSVSKKTPPAIKTVKSSVKNEKTPEAAQSKAKPLLRSSTIERLAVARTAPKEPQQKPVVKRPSKPLGNKTEKAQDKKTSKIGQSEAKGLQLSRDPSLEIKETVVEDSQSYLSVKQVEDLPPAAAPFADDFKDIKELHSLPSEETNTANNGPNEIIADATNHQKVQDQTVQETVKKSHVSEDKQITTNHYSEDVGEVQISQAKSVSPKKSVTFSETNMEEKYYFSPAASEIDVSTPPVTEADHSRKKWNSEETSPKATAKVFRKLLMFGRKK